The Ensifer adhaerens genome contains a region encoding:
- a CDS encoding glutamine synthetase family protein, producing the protein MSLDAEDPSAFKAWLEQNGPIESIQAVVCDLNGIMRGKRVPVEQAGKVLGGGIRMPLSIVGVDVWGEDIINSEQVFASGDRDGICGVTGRGALPVNWTSRPSALVPLWLQLEDGKPFLADPRQALAAVVREYKELGLRPVVATELEFYLIDPEPDSAVPPISPYTGKRLDSDAILSIDELDDFGEFFSDVYKECARQNVPADAAIAENGIGQFEINLLHTDDPLKAADDAIFFKRIVKGVARKHGLAATFMAKPYGTRSGNGMHIHFSLLDEEGNNVFNDGSDEGSPMLKNAVAGLLRGMAETTLLFAPHFNSYRRLRPDTHAPTAVCWGYENRTSAIRIPGGNPAARRIEHRVAGADSNPYLVIAAILGAALVGIRNKWKPPAPVSGRAYAAEKLPKIPSEWGQAVDSFEAGPIAAEIFDPVLRSMLIACKRQEIAGFAEQVTDYEFSAYLEIV; encoded by the coding sequence ATGTCGCTCGACGCGGAAGATCCCAGCGCATTCAAGGCATGGCTCGAGCAGAACGGGCCGATCGAAAGCATCCAGGCCGTCGTCTGCGACCTCAACGGCATCATGCGAGGCAAACGCGTGCCGGTGGAGCAGGCGGGCAAGGTGCTCGGCGGCGGCATCCGCATGCCGCTCTCGATTGTCGGTGTCGACGTATGGGGCGAGGACATCATCAACAGCGAGCAGGTGTTTGCGAGCGGCGACCGCGACGGCATCTGCGGTGTCACCGGCCGCGGCGCGCTGCCGGTGAACTGGACCTCGCGGCCGAGCGCGCTGGTGCCGCTCTGGCTGCAGCTTGAGGACGGCAAGCCGTTTCTCGCCGATCCGCGCCAGGCCCTTGCGGCGGTCGTGCGGGAGTACAAGGAGCTCGGCCTTCGCCCCGTCGTCGCGACCGAGTTGGAGTTTTACCTGATCGACCCGGAGCCGGACAGCGCAGTGCCGCCGATCTCGCCCTATACCGGCAAGCGTCTCGATTCCGATGCGATCCTCTCAATCGACGAACTCGACGATTTCGGCGAGTTCTTTTCCGACGTCTACAAGGAATGCGCCCGGCAGAACGTGCCGGCGGATGCGGCGATCGCCGAGAACGGCATCGGCCAGTTCGAAATCAACCTGCTCCACACCGACGACCCGCTGAAGGCGGCCGACGACGCGATCTTCTTCAAGCGCATTGTCAAGGGCGTGGCGCGCAAGCATGGGCTCGCCGCGACCTTCATGGCCAAGCCCTATGGCACCCGTTCCGGCAATGGCATGCATATCCATTTCAGCCTGCTCGACGAGGAGGGCAACAACGTCTTCAACGACGGCAGCGACGAGGGCTCGCCGATGCTGAAGAACGCCGTCGCCGGTCTACTGCGCGGCATGGCCGAGACGACGCTGCTGTTTGCGCCGCATTTCAATTCCTACCGGCGACTGCGGCCGGATACGCACGCGCCAACCGCCGTCTGCTGGGGTTACGAGAACCGCACCTCGGCCATCCGTATTCCCGGCGGCAATCCTGCCGCGCGGCGTATCGAGCACCGCGTCGCCGGTGCCGACTCCAATCCTTATCTCGTCATCGCCGCGATCCTCGGTGCTGCCCTGGTCGGCATCCGCAACAAATGGAAGCCGCCGGCGCCGGTTTCGGGTCGGGCCTATGCAGCGGAGAAATTGCCCAAAATTCCCTCGGAATGGGGGCAAGCGGTCGACAGCTTCGAGGCAGGACCGATTGCCGCCGAAATCTTCGATCCCGTGCTGCGCTCGATGCTGATCGCCTGCAAACGCCAGGAAATCGCGGGCTTTGCCGAGCAGGTCACGGACTACGAATTCAGCGCCTATCTGGAAATCGTCTGA
- a CDS encoding GntR family transcriptional regulator has product MKPLVLPPLARPDGMTTHDYAFHRLRQAIMVGAFRPGTSVTIRGLAEALESSPTPVREALRQLTSIGALQFLENRRIVVPHITPARFEELISLRIALESHAARRAVAHLSERQIEKITAIDDSIETEIRRGDKVAALIANQAFHRMIYTANPDAVAVPLIESVWLQLGPILGIAMEHVTELYVVDRHREAIEALRRRDENAAADAVAADIREGIGGFDQQAVARLLRLAA; this is encoded by the coding sequence TTGAAACCCCTTGTCTTACCGCCACTTGCGCGCCCCGACGGCATGACCACGCATGACTATGCCTTTCACCGGCTGCGCCAGGCGATCATGGTCGGCGCGTTCCGACCCGGCACCTCCGTCACCATCCGCGGCCTGGCCGAGGCGCTTGAAAGCAGCCCGACCCCGGTGCGCGAGGCGCTTAGACAGCTGACCTCGATCGGCGCGCTGCAGTTCCTCGAAAACCGCCGCATCGTGGTTCCGCACATCACGCCCGCCCGCTTCGAAGAACTGATCTCGTTGCGCATTGCGCTCGAAAGCCATGCGGCTCGCCGGGCCGTCGCTCATCTTTCCGAACGTCAGATCGAGAAGATCACGGCGATCGACGACAGCATCGAGACGGAGATCCGTCGGGGTGACAAGGTGGCGGCGCTGATCGCCAACCAGGCGTTTCACCGGATGATCTACACGGCCAATCCCGATGCGGTCGCCGTGCCGCTGATCGAGAGCGTCTGGCTACAGCTCGGCCCGATCCTCGGCATCGCCATGGAACACGTGACCGAACTTTACGTGGTCGACCGCCACCGCGAGGCAATCGAGGCGCTGAGGCGCCGCGATGAGAACGCTGCTGCCGACGCGGTCGCTGCCGACATCCGTGAGGGTATCGGCGGCTTCGACCAGCAGGCGGTTGCACGGTTGCTGCGATTGGCTGCCTGA
- a CDS encoding M24 family metallopeptidase, whose translation MKELTKSRFAALRRTMAESNVGLVALAPGSHMDWLIGYHPHPDERPCLLLIGPEKEAFLMPALNAEGTREHTDIAFHNWADDVGPSDALTAALADVGAAKPGRVVLDETMRADFALLLIDALPADTAREFTPATLGALRMRKDKSEYALLKMNAGIADRAMQAAFSKIRPGMTEKELAAEIRGHFASEGAAPAFWIVGAGGNGAFPHHSASERVIEEGDAVVIDIGGRKQGFPSDITRMAIVGRAPEGYGQIHTIVERAVQAALKAARPGVLAKEVDAAARKVISDAGYGEYFVHRTGHGMGIDGHEPPYITATSETVLEEGMVFSIEPGIYLPGRFGIRLEDIVILREDGPEVLSSLPRDVHVAKA comes from the coding sequence ATGAAGGAACTCACCAAGAGCCGTTTTGCAGCACTCCGCCGCACGATGGCCGAAAGCAATGTCGGCCTCGTCGCGTTGGCGCCGGGATCGCATATGGATTGGCTGATCGGCTACCATCCGCATCCCGACGAACGCCCGTGCCTCCTGCTCATCGGCCCGGAGAAGGAAGCGTTCCTGATGCCGGCGCTCAACGCCGAAGGCACGCGCGAGCACACCGACATCGCCTTCCACAACTGGGCCGATGACGTTGGCCCGAGCGACGCCCTGACCGCAGCGCTTGCCGATGTCGGCGCCGCAAAGCCCGGTCGCGTCGTGCTCGACGAAACCATGCGCGCCGATTTTGCGCTGCTGCTGATCGATGCGCTGCCCGCCGATACCGCGCGCGAATTCACCCCGGCGACGCTCGGCGCACTCCGCATGCGCAAGGACAAGAGCGAGTACGCGCTTCTGAAGATGAATGCCGGCATCGCCGATCGCGCCATGCAGGCGGCATTCTCCAAGATCCGCCCGGGCATGACCGAGAAGGAACTGGCCGCCGAGATCCGCGGGCACTTCGCCTCGGAAGGTGCCGCACCGGCCTTCTGGATCGTCGGCGCCGGCGGCAACGGCGCCTTCCCGCATCACTCCGCCAGCGAGCGGGTGATCGAGGAAGGCGATGCCGTCGTTATCGACATCGGCGGCCGCAAGCAGGGCTTCCCGAGCGACATTACGCGCATGGCGATCGTCGGCCGCGCGCCCGAAGGCTACGGGCAGATCCACACGATCGTCGAAAGGGCCGTCCAGGCGGCACTGAAGGCGGCTCGCCCGGGCGTGCTCGCCAAGGAGGTTGATGCTGCTGCCCGCAAGGTGATTTCGGACGCCGGTTATGGCGAGTACTTCGTCCACCGCACCGGCCACGGCATGGGCATCGACGGCCACGAGCCGCCCTATATCACCGCGACCTCGGAAACCGTGCTCGAAGAAGGCATGGTCTTCTCGATCGAGCCTGGCATCTATCTCCCCGGCCGCTTCGGCATCCGGCTCGAGGATATCGTTATCCTCCGGGAGGATGGGCCGGAGGTTCTCTCCTCACTCCCCCGCGACGTTCACGTCGCGAAGGCCTGA
- a CDS encoding FadR/GntR family transcriptional regulator translates to MNEPARAALMPLPPADRAQQVIAALADYIEQSGLKPGERLPAERELMTALAVGRSTIREVIRHFQALGVVEARKGSGTYLLRTISGATVHMPLTLDAAHLRDVLLMTLEVRRGIEVEANMVAARRRTEDDLKVIEIRLNEMERVHIAKGTSGPEDLAFHLAIYDATHNPLFRQLLEQMREAFERFWDHPFDRTDFARRSFPFHRTLFNAIAAQDPETAREETLKILAIVEEDIKEMSK, encoded by the coding sequence ATGAATGAACCGGCAAGAGCGGCACTGATGCCCCTGCCCCCGGCCGACCGGGCTCAGCAGGTGATTGCCGCGTTGGCTGACTACATCGAACAATCGGGCCTGAAACCCGGCGAACGCCTGCCGGCCGAGCGCGAGCTGATGACGGCGCTGGCCGTCGGCCGCTCCACGATCCGTGAGGTCATTCGCCACTTCCAGGCACTCGGCGTCGTCGAGGCGCGCAAGGGCAGCGGCACCTATCTCTTGCGCACGATCTCCGGCGCGACCGTCCATATGCCGCTCACGCTCGACGCGGCGCACCTGCGCGACGTGCTGTTGATGACGCTCGAAGTGCGCCGCGGCATCGAAGTCGAAGCCAACATGGTCGCCGCCCGCCGGCGCACCGAAGACGACCTGAAGGTCATCGAAATCAGGCTCAACGAAATGGAGCGCGTGCATATCGCCAAGGGCACGTCGGGGCCGGAAGACCTGGCCTTTCATCTGGCGATCTACGACGCCACCCACAATCCGCTCTTTCGCCAGCTGCTCGAACAAATGCGCGAGGCCTTCGAGCGCTTTTGGGACCATCCTTTCGACCGAACGGATTTTGCCCGTCGCTCCTTCCCGTTCCACCGCACCCTCTTCAACGCGATCGCTGCTCAGGACCCTGAGACCGCGCGCGAAGAAACGCTGAAAATCCTCGCGATCGTCGAGGAAGACATCAAGGAAATGTCCAAATGA
- a CDS encoding PLP-dependent transferase produces the protein MTNGLDPFDHASLIVAHDEGHAFDAVVPPIVQTSLFTFKDYDDMVASYRGERVRPIYTRGLNPTVRMFEEMLAKLEGGEDAIGFASGMSAISSTVLSFVEPGDRIVAVNHVYPDAFRLFGTHLKRMKIEVTYVDGRDEEAVAKALPGAKLFYMESPTSWVMDTHDVASLARLAKDQGIITAIDNSWASPIFQQPISLGVDLVIHSASKYLGGHSDVVAGVVTGSKELIGRIRSEAYPYLGGKLSPFDAWLLIRGLRTLPIRMKSHERSALEVARRLQAHPLVETVCHPGLGNTLPPGLSGTSGLFSFIFREGVDVRRFADHLELFKLGVSWGGHESLIVPGEVVLSQKAQPNSAAAFGISPRSVRLHVGLEGTEALWSDLEAALAVASTD, from the coding sequence ATGACCAACGGCCTCGATCCGTTCGACCACGCCTCGCTGATCGTCGCGCATGACGAAGGCCACGCCTTCGACGCCGTCGTGCCGCCGATCGTGCAGACCTCGCTCTTCACCTTCAAGGACTATGACGACATGGTCGCCTCCTACCGGGGCGAGCGCGTGCGGCCGATCTATACCCGCGGCCTCAACCCGACTGTGCGCATGTTCGAGGAGATGCTGGCGAAACTCGAAGGCGGCGAGGACGCGATCGGTTTTGCGAGCGGCATGTCGGCGATCTCCTCGACCGTGCTTTCCTTCGTCGAGCCGGGCGACCGGATCGTTGCCGTCAACCATGTCTATCCCGATGCCTTCCGCCTGTTCGGCACGCATCTGAAGCGCATGAAGATCGAAGTGACCTATGTCGACGGCCGCGACGAGGAAGCGGTCGCCAAGGCGCTGCCCGGCGCCAAGCTCTTCTACATGGAAAGCCCGACGAGTTGGGTAATGGACACCCACGACGTCGCTTCCCTTGCCCGCCTGGCGAAGGACCAGGGCATCATCACCGCGATCGACAACAGCTGGGCGAGCCCGATCTTCCAGCAGCCGATCTCGCTCGGCGTCGATCTCGTCATCCATTCGGCCTCGAAATATCTCGGCGGCCACTCGGACGTCGTCGCCGGCGTCGTCACCGGATCAAAGGAACTGATCGGCCGCATCCGTTCCGAAGCCTATCCCTATCTCGGCGGCAAGCTTTCGCCCTTCGACGCCTGGCTCTTGATCCGCGGTCTGCGTACCTTGCCGATCCGGATGAAGTCGCACGAGCGCTCGGCGCTTGAAGTCGCGCGCCGCCTGCAGGCTCACCCGCTGGTCGAGACCGTCTGCCACCCCGGCCTTGGCAACACATTGCCGCCGGGCCTTTCCGGCACCTCCGGCCTCTTCTCCTTCATCTTCCGCGAGGGCGTCGACGTCAGGCGCTTCGCGGACCATCTCGAACTCTTCAAGCTCGGCGTGTCCTGGGGCGGGCATGAAAGCCTCATCGTGCCGGGCGAAGTCGTGCTGTCGCAGAAAGCCCAGCCCAATTCCGCGGCCGCCTTCGGCATCTCGCCGCGATCGGTACGGCTCCATGTCGGTCTGGAGGGAACGGAGGCCCTCTGGAGCGATCTCGAAGCGGCGCTCGCCGTCGCTTCGACTGACTGA
- a CDS encoding ABC transporter substrate-binding protein yields MKKLITATLLASLMAGSALADTKLKLVEVITSPERTETLKSIVAKFEAANPGTTVEIISLPWGEAFQKFATMVSAGELPDVMEMPDTWLSLYANNGMLESLEPYLAKWEHTGGLTERALELGRDVNDTAYMLPYGFYLRAMFYNKKLLSEAGVNEPPKTMDDFVKASEAVSKLPGKSGYCLRGGPGGLNGWVMFGATMAGSNTFFNEDGTSTMNSEGWVKGLTWVIDLYKKGLAPKDSVNWGFNEIVAGFYSGTCAFLDQDPDALIAIAERMKSEDFGVTTMPKGPSGKAFTTIGFAGWSMLSASQNKDLSWKLIETLEGPEGNIEWNKRTGALPVHKSAEKDPFYASAQFKGWFDELADKDVVLTVMPTYLEEFAFFKDSLAIKTTQEALLGDITPQQLADQWADYLTKAQQKFLASKK; encoded by the coding sequence ATGAAGAAACTGATCACTGCCACGCTTCTCGCCAGCCTCATGGCCGGAAGCGCGCTCGCCGACACCAAACTGAAGCTCGTCGAGGTCATCACCAGCCCCGAGCGCACCGAGACGCTGAAGTCGATCGTCGCCAAGTTCGAGGCCGCCAACCCCGGCACGACGGTCGAGATCATCTCCCTGCCCTGGGGCGAAGCCTTCCAGAAGTTCGCGACCATGGTTTCGGCCGGCGAACTGCCTGACGTGATGGAAATGCCCGACACCTGGCTGTCGCTCTATGCCAACAACGGCATGCTCGAAAGCCTCGAGCCCTACCTCGCCAAGTGGGAACACACCGGCGGCCTGACGGAACGCGCGCTCGAACTCGGCCGCGACGTCAACGACACCGCCTACATGCTGCCCTACGGCTTCTACCTGCGCGCCATGTTCTACAACAAGAAGCTCTTGTCGGAAGCCGGCGTCAACGAGCCGCCAAAGACCATGGACGATTTCGTCAAGGCGTCGGAAGCCGTCTCGAAGCTTCCGGGCAAGTCCGGCTACTGCCTGCGCGGCGGCCCGGGTGGACTCAACGGCTGGGTGATGTTCGGCGCCACCATGGCCGGCAGCAACACCTTCTTCAATGAGGACGGCACCTCGACCATGAACAGCGAAGGCTGGGTCAAGGGCCTCACCTGGGTGATCGATCTCTACAAGAAGGGGCTGGCGCCGAAGGACAGCGTCAACTGGGGCTTCAATGAAATCGTCGCCGGTTTCTACAGCGGCACCTGCGCCTTCCTCGACCAGGACCCGGATGCTCTGATCGCGATTGCCGAGCGCATGAAATCGGAAGACTTCGGCGTCACCACCATGCCGAAGGGCCCGAGCGGCAAGGCTTTCACAACCATCGGCTTTGCCGGCTGGTCGATGCTGTCGGCAAGCCAGAACAAGGACCTCTCCTGGAAGCTGATCGAGACGCTCGAAGGGCCGGAAGGCAACATCGAGTGGAACAAACGCACTGGGGCGCTTCCGGTACACAAGTCGGCCGAGAAGGATCCCTTCTATGCCAGCGCGCAGTTCAAGGGCTGGTTCGACGAACTTGCCGACAAGGACGTCGTCCTGACTGTGATGCCGACCTACCTCGAGGAATTCGCCTTCTTCAAGGACTCGCTTGCCATCAAGACGACCCAGGAAGCCTTGCTCGGCGATATCACGCCGCAGCAACTCGCCGACCAGTGGGCCGACTACCTCACCAAGGCACAGCAGAAGTTCCTCGCCAGCAAGAAGTAA
- a CDS encoding carbohydrate ABC transporter permease yields MAYVARQSGLPASRTPLKKRIADGAAPYLYSAPALILIVTVMLVPLVLGVSYAFRDIQLLNPFSGAYIGLDHFRALSEDQAFYRALRNTLWWTGASVFFQFVFGLILALLLDKPFYGRGLAQALVFLPWAVPSFLAGLNWAWLFNPVVGPLPHWLFGLGIMSEPNNILSDPQLAMWGPIIANVWWGIPFFAITLLAALQAIPRDLYEAASIDGAGPVQRFLSITLPFLAPTIAITILLRTVWISNFADLIIVMTNGGPADRTQIVASYIFTQAFKRLDFGYASAIALVLLALLLAYSMLIVILRQWLLSKD; encoded by the coding sequence ATGGCCTATGTCGCCCGCCAAAGCGGCCTGCCGGCAAGCAGGACGCCGCTGAAGAAGCGCATCGCCGATGGCGCCGCACCCTATCTCTATAGCGCGCCGGCGCTGATCCTGATCGTCACCGTGATGCTGGTGCCGCTGGTGCTCGGCGTCTCCTACGCCTTCCGCGATATCCAGCTCCTGAACCCGTTCTCCGGCGCCTATATCGGTCTTGATCATTTCCGGGCGCTGTCCGAGGACCAGGCCTTCTATCGGGCGTTGCGCAATACGCTCTGGTGGACCGGTGCCTCGGTCTTCTTCCAGTTCGTTTTCGGTCTGATCCTCGCATTGCTGCTCGACAAGCCCTTCTACGGCCGCGGCCTCGCCCAGGCGCTCGTCTTCCTCCCGTGGGCGGTGCCGAGTTTCCTCGCCGGCCTCAACTGGGCCTGGCTGTTCAATCCGGTCGTCGGCCCCCTGCCGCACTGGCTCTTCGGCCTCGGCATCATGAGCGAGCCGAACAACATCCTGTCCGACCCGCAGCTTGCCATGTGGGGGCCGATCATCGCCAATGTCTGGTGGGGCATACCCTTCTTCGCGATCACGCTTCTGGCCGCCCTTCAGGCGATCCCCCGCGACCTCTACGAGGCCGCCAGCATCGACGGCGCCGGCCCAGTGCAACGTTTCCTGTCGATCACCCTCCCCTTCCTTGCACCGACGATCGCCATCACCATCCTCTTGCGCACCGTCTGGATCTCCAACTTCGCCGATCTCATCATCGTCATGACCAATGGCGGACCGGCCGACCGCACCCAGATCGTCGCCAGCTACATCTTCACCCAGGCCTTCAAGCGGCTGGATTTCGGTTACGCCTCGGCGATCGCGCTCGTGCTCCTGGCGCTGCTGCTCGCCTATTCGATGCTGATCGTCATCCTGCGGCAATGGCTCCTGAGCAAGGATTGA
- a CDS encoding carbohydrate ABC transporter permease: MRVKPLFLMIAHRLAILAYIAFALFPLYWLLKVAVTPNDLLYSEGIRMWPSRASLEHFDFVLRHSAFPVFFKNSLIVSGSTAVIVTILASLSGYALSRFNFRGKYWLVALMLLTQMFPLVMLVAPIFKILSPLGLTNSLTGLVIVYTAFNVPFATFLMQSFFDGIPKDLEEAAMIDGATQFVAFRQIILPLTLPGIAATLGFVFTAAWSELLFSLMLISGNDQATFPVGLLSFVSKFSVDFGQMMAAGVLALIPACLFFLLIQRYLVQGLTAGAVKG, encoded by the coding sequence ATGCGCGTCAAACCTCTTTTCCTCATGATCGCGCACCGGCTGGCAATCCTTGCCTATATCGCGTTTGCGCTCTTCCCGCTCTACTGGCTGCTGAAGGTCGCCGTCACGCCCAACGATCTGCTCTACTCCGAAGGCATTCGAATGTGGCCGTCGCGCGCCAGTCTTGAGCACTTCGATTTCGTGCTCCGCCACAGCGCCTTTCCGGTGTTCTTCAAGAACAGCCTGATCGTCTCGGGTTCCACCGCCGTCATCGTCACCATCCTCGCCTCGCTCTCGGGCTACGCCCTGTCGCGCTTCAATTTCCGCGGCAAGTACTGGCTGGTGGCGCTGATGCTCCTGACGCAGATGTTCCCGCTGGTGATGCTGGTGGCGCCGATCTTCAAGATCCTCTCGCCGCTCGGGCTGACCAACAGCCTGACCGGGCTCGTCATCGTCTACACCGCCTTCAACGTGCCGTTTGCCACCTTCCTGATGCAGTCCTTCTTCGACGGCATCCCGAAGGATCTGGAGGAGGCCGCGATGATCGACGGCGCCACTCAATTCGTCGCCTTCCGCCAGATCATCCTGCCGCTGACGCTGCCCGGCATTGCCGCAACGCTCGGCTTCGTCTTCACCGCAGCGTGGAGCGAGCTACTGTTCTCGCTGATGCTGATCTCCGGCAACGATCAGGCGACGTTCCCCGTCGGGCTTCTGTCCTTCGTGTCGAAGTTCTCCGTCGACTTCGGGCAGATGATGGCCGCCGGCGTGCTCGCGCTCATCCCCGCCTGCCTCTTCTTCCTGCTCATTCAACGCTATCTCGTCCAGGGCCTCACGGCCGGCGCGGTCAAAGGCTGA
- a CDS encoding ABC transporter ATP-binding protein, whose protein sequence is MASIDIANIQKSYGIHPVLHDVDLKIGDGEFVVLVGPSGCGKSTLLRMIAGLESVTSGEIRIAGKRVNELAPKDRDIAMVFQSYALYPHMSVAKNMSYSLRLRKVAKEKIASVVSGAAAKLGLDPLLERRPRALSGGQRQRVAMGRAIVREPKAFLFDEPLSNLDARLREQMRAEIKKLHKDLGATSIYVTHDQIEAMTLADRIVAMNGGFVQQVGSPLDLYDRPANLFVAGFIGSPGMNFFEGTYRNGTAPRFETEGGIIVPAQPHPALTDGARATLGIRPEHVEIGVEGPDALKANVDLVEPTGFGIILHLSFGRAGFKAFTNDRRFLNVSGSLPVRLPVERLHFFNADGNRV, encoded by the coding sequence ATGGCTTCCATCGATATCGCCAATATCCAGAAATCCTACGGCATCCACCCGGTCCTGCACGATGTCGACCTGAAGATCGGCGACGGCGAATTCGTCGTGCTCGTCGGCCCGTCAGGCTGCGGCAAGTCCACGCTTCTGCGCATGATCGCCGGGCTCGAAAGCGTGACCTCGGGCGAAATCCGCATCGCCGGAAAACGCGTCAACGAACTGGCCCCGAAGGACCGCGACATCGCCATGGTGTTTCAGTCCTACGCGCTCTATCCGCACATGTCGGTCGCCAAGAATATGAGCTACAGCCTGAGGCTGAGGAAGGTCGCCAAGGAAAAGATCGCAAGCGTCGTCTCGGGCGCTGCCGCCAAGCTCGGTCTCGACCCGCTGCTCGAACGCCGCCCCCGTGCACTTTCGGGCGGACAGCGCCAGCGCGTCGCCATGGGCCGGGCCATCGTGCGCGAACCCAAGGCGTTTCTCTTCGATGAGCCGCTCTCCAACCTCGACGCGCGCCTCCGCGAACAGATGCGCGCCGAGATCAAGAAGCTGCACAAGGACTTGGGCGCCACCTCGATTTACGTCACCCACGACCAGATCGAGGCGATGACGCTCGCCGACCGGATCGTCGCCATGAACGGCGGCTTCGTCCAGCAGGTCGGAAGCCCTCTTGATCTCTATGACCGCCCGGCCAATCTCTTCGTGGCCGGCTTCATTGGGTCGCCAGGGATGAACTTCTTCGAGGGAACCTATCGCAACGGCACCGCCCCGCGCTTCGAGACCGAAGGCGGCATCATCGTTCCGGCCCAGCCGCATCCTGCCTTGACGGACGGCGCCAGGGCGACGCTCGGCATCCGGCCGGAGCATGTCGAGATCGGCGTCGAAGGCCCGGATGCGCTGAAAGCCAATGTCGACCTGGTCGAACCGACGGGCTTCGGCATCATCCTGCACCTCTCCTTCGGCCGTGCCGGCTTCAAGGCGTTTACCAACGACCGCCGGTTCCTCAACGTTTCCGGCTCGCTGCCCGTACGCCTGCCGGTCGAGCGGCTGCACTTCTTCAACGCCGACGGCAATCGCGTCTGA
- a CDS encoding c-type cytochrome, producing MRILVVALAFSTTMLCPFAALSQEGDAAAGATVFKKCAVCHVADSDTNKVGPSLNHLFGRTAGTHADFSYSPAMIDAGKGGLVWDEAHLRDYLHNPRTKVKGTKMAFAGLKDDTDISNLIAYLKQYSQ from the coding sequence ATGCGAATTCTTGTTGTTGCCCTTGCCTTTTCGACAACGATGCTCTGTCCGTTCGCTGCCCTTTCGCAAGAGGGCGATGCGGCCGCCGGAGCCACCGTCTTCAAGAAATGCGCCGTCTGTCATGTGGCCGACAGCGACACCAACAAGGTTGGGCCATCGCTCAACCATCTGTTCGGACGAACGGCAGGCACTCATGCCGACTTCAGCTACTCACCGGCGATGATCGATGCCGGCAAGGGTGGACTCGTCTGGGATGAGGCGCATCTGCGCGACTATCTGCACAATCCAAGGACCAAGGTGAAAGGCACGAAAATGGCCTTTGCCGGTTTGAAAGATGATACGGATATCTCCAACCTCATCGCCTATCTCAAGCAGTATTCGCAGTAA
- a CDS encoding cytochrome c oxidase subunit II has product MAVVVVLVLVAVGSVLFHLLSPWWWTPIASNWNYIDNTLIITFWITGVVFVAVVLFMAYCVLRFRHRPGNRAAYEPENRKLEGWLAGGTTLGVAAMLTPGLFVWHQFVTVPDGAAEVEVVGQQWLWSFRLPGADGKLGTSETRDITPENSLGLNRNDAAALDDVVIEGGELHLEVGKPVKILLRSVDVLHDFYVPEFRAKMDMVPGMVTYFWLTPTRTGTFEVLCAELCGTGHPQMRGTVVVDSAADYQAWLSQQTTFSQLQAKAGTKETAQAVNAAPAQ; this is encoded by the coding sequence ATGGCCGTGGTAGTTGTTCTGGTTTTGGTGGCCGTCGGTTCGGTGTTGTTCCATCTGTTGAGCCCATGGTGGTGGACGCCGATCGCGTCCAACTGGAATTACATAGACAATACGCTCATCATCACCTTCTGGATTACCGGCGTCGTCTTCGTCGCCGTCGTGCTTTTCATGGCCTATTGCGTCCTGCGTTTTCGGCATCGCCCGGGAAACCGGGCGGCCTATGAACCGGAAAACAGGAAGCTCGAAGGGTGGCTTGCCGGCGGCACCACGCTCGGCGTCGCCGCCATGCTCACCCCCGGCCTTTTCGTCTGGCACCAGTTCGTGACCGTGCCGGATGGTGCGGCGGAGGTAGAAGTCGTCGGCCAGCAATGGTTGTGGAGCTTCCGGCTGCCCGGCGCAGACGGCAAGCTCGGTACGTCGGAGACCCGCGACATCACGCCGGAAAATTCGCTCGGCCTCAACCGCAACGATGCGGCCGCCCTCGACGACGTCGTCATCGAAGGCGGCGAACTGCATCTGGAGGTCGGCAAGCCGGTCAAGATCCTGCTGCGATCGGTCGACGTGCTGCATGATTTCTACGTGCCGGAGTTCCGCGCCAAGATGGACATGGTGCCGGGCATGGTCACCTATTTCTGGCTGACGCCGACGCGCACCGGCACGTTCGAGGTGCTGTGCGCCGAACTCTGCGGCACCGGTCACCCACAGATGCGCGGCACCGTCGTTGTCGACAGTGCCGCCGATTATCAAGCCTGGCTCTCGCAACAGACGACATTCTCGCAATTGCAGGCAAAGGCAGGAACGAAAGAAACGGCGCAGGCAGTGAATGCCGCCCCGGCGCAATAA